A region from the Enterobacter roggenkampii genome encodes:
- a CDS encoding SDR family NAD(P)-dependent oxidoreductase: MTERIALVTGGSRGLGKNAALKLAADGTGIVLTYNRSQQEALDVVHEIQEKGVNAAALQLNVGVITSFEHFAQQLQETLKSVWQRETFDYLLNNAGTGLYAPYTDTTEAQFDEALNVHFKGPFFLTQRLLPLLSDGGRILNVSSGLARFTQPGSATYAAMKGAMEVLTRYQAKELGARGISVNIIAPGAIETDFGGGHVRDNAELNQMLASQTALGRVGLPDDIGDAIAALLSDKLGWMNAQRIEVSGGMFL, translated from the coding sequence ATGACTGAACGTATCGCATTAGTGACGGGTGGTAGCCGTGGTTTGGGTAAAAACGCTGCCTTAAAGCTGGCGGCAGACGGCACGGGAATTGTGCTGACCTACAACCGCAGCCAGCAGGAAGCGCTGGACGTTGTGCATGAAATTCAGGAAAAAGGCGTCAACGCGGCGGCATTGCAGCTCAACGTCGGGGTTATCACGAGTTTTGAGCATTTTGCCCAACAGCTTCAGGAGACCCTTAAGAGCGTCTGGCAGCGTGAAACGTTCGACTATTTATTGAACAATGCCGGGACGGGTTTATATGCGCCTTATACCGACACGACGGAAGCCCAGTTTGACGAGGCGCTGAACGTTCATTTCAAAGGACCTTTCTTCCTGACGCAGCGCCTGCTGCCGCTGCTTAGCGACGGCGGACGGATCCTCAACGTCTCCAGCGGGCTGGCCCGTTTTACCCAGCCGGGATCGGCGACCTACGCGGCGATGAAAGGAGCAATGGAAGTCTTGACGCGTTATCAGGCGAAAGAGCTGGGCGCGCGCGGCATTTCCGTCAATATCATTGCGCCTGGCGCGATAGAAACCGACTTTGGCGGCGGACACGTGCGCGACAACGCGGAGCTCAACCAGATGCTGGCGTCCCAGACGGCGCTGGGACGGGTGGGGCTGCCTGACGATATCGGCGATGCCATTGCGGCACTGCTCAGCGACAAACTGGGCTGGATGAATGCGCAACGTATTGAAGTATCAGGCGGTATGTTCCTGTGA
- a CDS encoding LysR family transcriptional regulator, protein MDKIHAMQLFVRVAELESFSRAAETLTLPKGSVSRQIQALENRLGTQLLHRTTRRVSLTQDGMVYYERAKDLLANLDELDGMFLHDPSSISGRLRVDMPVAVARNLVIPKLPAFLQHYPGIELELSSSDRLVDVIREGFDCVVRVGTLKDSGLIARPLGKLSVINCASPDYLARFGYPETLDDLGSHAVIHYTATLGTRPQGFEFYNGSTTQWIKTGGVLTVNSTETYQAACLAGLGIIQVPRVGVRDLLRAKKLIEILPQYRAEPMPVSLIYPHRRNLSRRVHLFMEWLTELTKAYVD, encoded by the coding sequence ATGGATAAAATTCACGCAATGCAGCTGTTTGTTCGCGTCGCGGAACTGGAGAGTTTTTCCCGCGCGGCAGAAACATTAACGTTGCCGAAAGGCAGCGTGTCACGACAGATTCAGGCCCTCGAAAACCGGCTTGGCACCCAGCTATTGCACCGCACCACCCGCCGCGTCAGCCTGACGCAGGACGGTATGGTCTATTACGAACGGGCAAAAGATCTGCTGGCAAACCTCGATGAGCTGGACGGTATGTTTCTGCACGATCCCTCCAGCATCAGCGGACGGCTCCGCGTGGATATGCCCGTCGCCGTAGCTCGAAATTTAGTCATCCCCAAACTGCCTGCTTTTCTGCAGCATTATCCGGGCATCGAGCTGGAGCTCAGCAGCAGCGATCGTCTGGTGGATGTGATCCGCGAAGGGTTTGACTGCGTGGTACGCGTCGGCACGCTGAAAGATTCAGGGCTTATTGCCCGACCGTTGGGCAAGCTGTCGGTGATTAACTGCGCCAGCCCGGATTATCTGGCGCGTTTTGGCTACCCGGAAACGCTGGACGATTTAGGCTCCCACGCCGTCATTCACTACACCGCTACGCTGGGAACTCGCCCACAGGGCTTTGAGTTTTATAACGGCAGTACGACGCAGTGGATAAAAACGGGAGGGGTGTTAACTGTTAACAGCACCGAAACTTACCAGGCTGCCTGCCTCGCCGGGCTGGGCATCATTCAGGTTCCGCGGGTTGGGGTGCGAGATTTACTGCGCGCGAAGAAACTGATTGAAATTCTCCCGCAATACCGGGCCGAACCAATGCCTGTCTCCCTGATTTATCCCCACCGGCGCAACCTCTCCCGCCGGGTACATCTGTTCATGGAGTGGCTGACCGAACTCACAAAAGCTTACGTGGACTAG
- the yhjD gene encoding inner membrane protein YhjD, giving the protein MTPENNPQRPTQHLEYEPIKKMETEPEETRSTGTASKALGTVTGIIARIQQFPMIAHLIRATERFNDRMGNQFGAAITYFSFLSMIPILMVSFAAAGFVLASHPTLLQDIFNKILNNVSDPTLASTLKSTINTAVQQRTTVGIVGLLIALYSGVNWMGNLREAIRAQSRDVWERKPQDQEKIWVKYLRDFVSLIGLLVALIVTLSITSVAGSAQQMIISALYLDYIEWLKPAWRSIGLAISIFANYLLFFWIFWRLPRHRPRKKALIRGTLIAAIGFEVIKIVMTYTLPSLVKSPSGAAFGSVLGLMAFFYFFARLTLFCAAWIATAEYKDDPRMPGKTHR; this is encoded by the coding sequence GTGACGCCGGAAAATAACCCGCAACGACCCACCCAACATTTAGAGTATGAACCCATCAAGAAGATGGAGACCGAGCCGGAAGAGACCAGGTCTACAGGTACCGCCAGCAAAGCGCTGGGGACCGTCACCGGTATTATCGCCAGAATTCAGCAGTTTCCCATGATTGCGCATCTGATACGTGCGACCGAACGCTTTAATGACCGCATGGGAAACCAGTTTGGTGCCGCCATCACCTATTTTTCCTTCCTGTCGATGATCCCGATCCTGATGGTGTCGTTTGCGGCGGCCGGTTTTGTGCTCGCGTCGCACCCGACGCTGTTGCAGGATATCTTTAACAAAATCCTGAATAACGTCAGTGATCCAACCCTTGCCAGCACGCTCAAAAGCACCATCAATACCGCCGTCCAGCAGCGCACCACCGTCGGTATCGTCGGTTTGCTGATTGCCCTTTACTCCGGCGTTAACTGGATGGGCAACCTGCGCGAGGCCATTCGCGCCCAGTCGCGCGATGTCTGGGAGCGTAAGCCGCAGGATCAGGAGAAGATTTGGGTGAAGTATCTCCGCGACTTTGTTTCGCTGATTGGCCTGCTCGTCGCGCTCATCGTGACGCTGTCCATTACCTCCGTGGCGGGCTCGGCGCAGCAGATGATCATCTCCGCGCTCTACCTTGATTACATCGAATGGCTGAAGCCCGCCTGGCGCAGCATTGGGCTGGCCATTTCCATCTTCGCCAACTACCTGCTGTTCTTCTGGATCTTCTGGCGCTTGCCGCGCCATCGCCCGCGCAAGAAGGCGCTGATCAGAGGGACACTGATCGCGGCGATAGGCTTTGAGGTGATTAAAATCGTGATGACCTACACCCTGCCGTCGCTGGTGAAATCCCCTTCCGGCGCGGCGTTCGGCTCGGTGCTGGGGTTAATGGCGTTCTTCTACTTCTTTGCACGTTTAACCCTGTTCTGCGCCGCGTGGATCGCCACTGCCGAGTACAAAGACGACCCGCGAATGCCGGGCAAAACGCACCGTTAA
- a CDS encoding MFS transporter: MQATATTLDSETENVPVNSRNKVVVASLIGTAIEFFDFYIYATAAVIVFPHIFFPQGDPTAATLQSLATFAIAFVARPIGSALFGHFGDRIGRKVTLVASLLTMGISTVAIGLLPTYETIGILAPVLLALARFGQGLGLGGEWGGAALLATENAPARKRALYGSFPQLGAPIGFFFANGTFLLLSWLLTDEQFMSWGWRIPFVFSAVLVLIGLYVRVSLHETPVFAKVAAANKQVKVPLGTLLTKHVRVTVLGTFIMLATYTLFYIMTVYSMTFSTAAAPVGLGLPRNEVLWMLMMAVIGFGVMVPIAGLLADKFGRRASMITITTLIVLFALFVFPPLLGSGSPALVMAYLLIGLSLMGLTFGPMGALLPELFPTEVRYTGASFSYNVSSILGASVAPYIATWLQANYGLFYVGVYLAAMAALTLIALLLTHETKHQAL, translated from the coding sequence ATGCAAGCAACCGCCACCACACTCGACTCAGAAACGGAAAACGTTCCGGTAAATTCGCGCAATAAAGTTGTCGTCGCCTCGCTGATTGGCACCGCCATCGAGTTCTTCGACTTTTACATTTACGCCACCGCGGCGGTCATCGTCTTCCCGCACATTTTCTTCCCGCAGGGCGATCCGACGGCGGCCACGCTGCAGTCCCTGGCGACCTTTGCTATCGCGTTTGTTGCGCGTCCGATTGGCTCTGCGCTGTTTGGACACTTTGGCGATCGCATCGGACGTAAAGTGACGCTGGTGGCCTCGCTGCTGACGATGGGGATCTCCACCGTGGCCATCGGCCTGCTGCCGACGTATGAGACCATCGGCATTCTGGCGCCGGTCCTGCTGGCACTGGCGCGTTTTGGTCAGGGTCTGGGCCTGGGTGGTGAATGGGGTGGCGCGGCGCTGCTGGCCACCGAGAACGCCCCGGCGCGCAAGCGCGCGCTGTATGGTTCCTTCCCGCAGCTTGGCGCACCGATTGGCTTCTTCTTCGCCAACGGGACGTTCCTGCTGCTCTCCTGGCTGCTGACGGATGAACAGTTCATGAGCTGGGGCTGGCGTATCCCGTTTGTCTTCTCAGCCGTGCTGGTGCTGATTGGCCTGTACGTGCGAGTTTCTCTGCATGAGACCCCTGTTTTCGCAAAAGTGGCCGCGGCGAACAAGCAGGTGAAAGTGCCGCTGGGCACGCTGCTGACCAAACACGTCCGCGTGACCGTACTGGGCACGTTCATCATGCTGGCCACCTACACGCTGTTCTACATCATGACCGTTTACTCCATGACCTTCAGTACCGCCGCCGCGCCGGTTGGGCTGGGTTTGCCGCGTAACGAAGTGCTGTGGATGCTGATGATGGCGGTGATCGGGTTTGGCGTGATGGTTCCGATTGCGGGCCTGCTCGCGGATAAGTTCGGTCGTCGCGCAAGCATGATCACCATCACCACGCTGATCGTTCTGTTTGCTCTGTTCGTCTTCCCGCCGCTGCTGGGTTCAGGCAGCCCGGCGCTGGTGATGGCCTATCTGCTGATTGGCCTGAGCCTGATGGGGTTGACCTTCGGCCCGATGGGTGCGCTGCTGCCGGAGCTGTTCCCGACGGAAGTGCGTTATACCGGCGCGTCGTTCTCCTACAACGTCTCGTCTATTCTGGGCGCCTCCGTTGCGCCGTATATCGCCACCTGGCTGCAGGCAAACTATGGCCTGTTCTATGTGGGCGTTTATCTGGCGGCCATGGCGGCGCTGACGCTGATTGCGCTGCTGCTGACGCACGAGACGAAGCACCAGGCTCTGTAA
- a CDS encoding AsmA family protein, with product MTRTTRVISWTAGIFLLLIVVVAIIIATFDWNRLKPTINQKVSTELNRPFAIRGDLGVVWERQKEEPGWRSWIPWPHVHADDIILGNPPDIPEVTMVHLPRVEATLAPLALLTKTVYLPWIKLQQPDARLIRLSEKNNNWTFNLASDGEKDPNAQPSSWSFRLDNILFDRGRIAIDDKVSKADVEILVDPLGKPLPFSEVTGTKAKGETASVGDYVFGLTAKGRYNDQPLSGKGKIGGMLALRSEGTPFPVQADFRSGNTRVAFVGTVNDPMNMGGVDLQLKFAGDSLGELYELTGVLLPDTPPFETDGHLVAKIDSEKSSVFDYRDFNGRIGDSDIHGSLTYTTGKPRPKLEGDVESRQLRLADLGPLIGVDSGKGTKSKEVKKDIQPAGKVLPYDRFETDKWNVMDADVRFKGRKIEHGSTLPLSDLSTHIILKNADLRLQPLKFGMAGGTISSNIHLEGDKKPMQGRAEIQARRLKLKALMPNVELMQKTLGEMNGDADIRGVGNSVAALLGSGNGNLKLLMNDGLVSRNLMEILGLNVGNYIIGQIFGDDEVRVNCAAANLDLVNGVARPQIFAFDTENAVINVTGTASMASEQLDLTIDPESKGIRIITLRSPLYVRGTFQNPQAGVKPGPLIARGAVAAALATLVTPAAALLALISPSEGEANQCRNILSQMKK from the coding sequence ATGACAAGAACAACCAGGGTGATCTCCTGGACAGCAGGGATTTTCTTGTTGTTGATCGTGGTCGTCGCCATCATTATTGCGACGTTTGACTGGAACCGTCTTAAGCCGACCATCAACCAGAAAGTCTCAACCGAACTGAACCGCCCCTTCGCCATACGCGGTGATTTAGGGGTCGTGTGGGAGCGTCAGAAAGAGGAGCCCGGCTGGCGAAGCTGGATCCCCTGGCCGCACGTCCACGCCGACGACATCATTCTCGGTAACCCGCCGGATATCCCCGAAGTGACCATGGTGCATCTGCCGCGCGTGGAAGCCACGCTGGCGCCGCTCGCGCTCCTGACCAAAACCGTCTATCTACCGTGGATCAAGCTCCAGCAGCCCGATGCGCGCCTGATTCGCCTCTCTGAAAAAAACAATAACTGGACGTTTAACCTTGCCAGCGACGGCGAAAAAGATCCGAATGCCCAGCCCTCTTCGTGGTCATTCCGTCTGGACAATATTCTTTTCGATCGCGGGCGGATCGCCATCGACGATAAGGTCAGCAAGGCCGACGTGGAGATCCTGGTCGATCCGCTGGGCAAGCCGCTGCCGTTTAGCGAGGTCACGGGGACGAAAGCCAAAGGTGAAACGGCAAGCGTGGGCGACTATGTCTTCGGCCTGACGGCAAAAGGACGCTACAACGACCAGCCGCTCAGCGGTAAAGGGAAAATAGGCGGCATGCTGGCGCTCCGGAGCGAAGGCACGCCGTTCCCGGTGCAGGCGGACTTCCGCTCCGGTAACACCCGCGTGGCGTTCGTGGGAACGGTTAACGACCCGATGAACATGGGCGGCGTCGATCTTCAGCTTAAATTTGCCGGTGATTCGCTGGGCGAGCTGTATGAACTGACCGGCGTGCTGCTGCCGGATACCCCGCCGTTCGAAACGGACGGGCATCTGGTCGCCAAAATCGACAGCGAAAAATCGTCGGTTTTTGACTACCGTGATTTTAACGGCCGCATCGGCGACAGCGATATCCACGGCTCGCTGACCTACACCACCGGAAAACCGAGACCGAAGCTGGAAGGGGACGTTGAGTCCCGCCAGCTGCGTCTGGCCGATCTCGGCCCGCTGATCGGCGTGGATTCCGGTAAAGGTACGAAGTCAAAAGAGGTGAAAAAGGACATTCAACCTGCGGGAAAAGTGCTGCCTTACGATCGCTTTGAAACCGATAAGTGGAACGTGATGGATGCGGATGTGCGCTTCAAAGGGCGTAAGATTGAGCATGGCAGCACGTTGCCGTTGAGCGATCTCTCGACGCATATCATCCTCAAAAACGCCGACCTGCGCCTGCAGCCGCTGAAGTTTGGCATGGCGGGCGGGACGATTTCCTCCAACATTCACCTGGAAGGCGATAAAAAGCCGATGCAGGGGCGCGCGGAGATTCAGGCGCGCAGGCTTAAGCTGAAAGCGCTGATGCCGAACGTCGAGCTGATGCAGAAGACGCTCGGCGAGATGAACGGCGATGCCGACATCCGCGGCGTGGGGAACTCCGTGGCGGCGCTGCTGGGCAGCGGTAATGGCAACCTGAAGCTGCTGATGAACGACGGGCTGGTGAGCCGCAACCTGATGGAAATCCTGGGCCTGAACGTCGGGAACTATATCATCGGGCAAATCTTCGGTGATGATGAGGTGCGGGTGAACTGCGCGGCGGCCAATCTGGATCTGGTTAACGGCGTGGCGCGTCCGCAGATTTTTGCCTTCGACACGGAAAATGCGGTGATTAACGTGACCGGTACCGCCAGTATGGCGTCCGAACAGCTGGATTTGACCATCGATCCGGAAAGTAAGGGGATCCGTATCATCACCCTGCGCTCGCCGCTGTACGTGCGCGGAACCTTCCAAAATCCGCAGGCGGGCGTGAAGCCCGGACCGCTGATTGCGCGTGGCGCGGTGGCCGCAGCCCTCGCGACGCTGGTTACCCCCGCCGCAGCGCTGCTGGCGTTGATTTCGCCGTCAGAAGGCGAGGCGAATCAGTGCCGGAACATTTTGTCACAGATGAAGAAGTAA
- the pdeH gene encoding cyclic-guanylate-specific phosphodiesterase — MKSEQVIQRLSTTPEASIENLQEHRYWLQCERAYTYQPIYRTDGRLMAIEILTVVTHPSNPTQRIAPDRYFAEVAVRQRLDVLEEQLRMLATKQPFFEQHDILASVNVDGPTLLALRQNAKLQALIATLPWVRFELVEHVRLPQDSSFASICEYGPLWLDDFGTGMANFSALSEVRYDYIKVARDLFIMLRQTPEGRNLFTLLLQLMNRYCQGVIVEGVETLEEWRDVQSSPAAAAQGYFLSRPVPMDRLDSVITTL, encoded by the coding sequence ATGAAGTCAGAGCAGGTTATCCAGCGGCTGAGCACCACGCCTGAGGCAAGTATTGAGAACTTGCAGGAGCATCGCTACTGGCTGCAATGTGAGCGTGCGTATACCTATCAGCCGATATACCGAACAGACGGTCGACTGATGGCCATTGAAATTTTGACCGTCGTGACGCATCCCTCAAACCCTACCCAGCGCATCGCACCGGATCGCTATTTTGCCGAAGTGGCCGTTCGCCAGCGTCTTGACGTGCTGGAAGAGCAGCTCCGTATGCTTGCAACGAAGCAGCCCTTTTTCGAACAGCACGATATCCTCGCCTCGGTGAATGTTGATGGCCCCACTCTGCTGGCGCTGCGTCAGAACGCGAAATTGCAGGCGCTGATCGCCACCCTGCCGTGGGTGCGCTTTGAGCTGGTGGAGCATGTCCGCCTGCCGCAGGACTCCTCGTTCGCCTCCATATGCGAATACGGCCCGCTATGGCTGGATGACTTTGGCACCGGCATGGCAAACTTTTCGGCCCTGAGTGAAGTGCGTTATGACTACATTAAAGTGGCCCGCGATCTGTTCATTATGCTGCGTCAGACCCCGGAAGGGCGGAACCTGTTTACGCTGTTATTACAGCTGATGAACCGCTATTGCCAGGGCGTGATTGTTGAAGGTGTGGAAACGCTGGAAGAGTGGCGTGATGTGCAAAGCTCGCCTGCCGCGGCGGCGCAAGGCTATTTCCTCTCCCGACCGGTACCCATGGATCGCCTCGATAGCGTGATAACAACCCTCTGA
- a CDS encoding sugar kinase, with protein MSKKIAVIGECMIELSQKGAEVSRGFGGDTLNTSVYIARQVAPEALTVNYVTALGTDSFSQQMLEAWQSEHIDTSLIQRMENRLPGLYYIETDDTGERTFYYWRNEAAAKFWLESEDAAAICEALATFDYLYLSGISLAILSPTSREKLLSLLRECRANGGKVIFDNNYRPRLWASREETQQVYQQMLQSTDIAFLTLDDEDALWGEKPVEDVIARTQAAGVSEVVIKRGAESCLVAITGEAAIEVPAVKLAKEKVIDTTAAGDSFSAGYLAVRLTGGTPEAAAQRGHLTASTVIQYRGAIIPREAMPV; from the coding sequence ATGTCTAAAAAAATTGCCGTGATTGGCGAATGCATGATTGAGCTGTCACAAAAAGGCGCGGAAGTGAGCCGCGGATTTGGTGGCGATACGTTAAACACCTCCGTTTATATTGCCCGCCAGGTTGCGCCTGAGGCGCTCACCGTGAACTACGTTACCGCCCTGGGGACGGACAGCTTCAGCCAGCAGATGCTTGAGGCCTGGCAAAGTGAACATATTGATACCTCGCTGATCCAGCGTATGGAAAACCGCCTGCCGGGTTTGTATTACATTGAGACCGACGACACCGGCGAACGCACGTTTTATTACTGGCGTAACGAAGCCGCGGCCAAATTCTGGCTGGAGAGCGAGGATGCCGCGGCCATCTGCGAAGCGCTGGCGACCTTCGACTATCTCTATCTGAGCGGGATCAGCCTGGCGATCCTGAGCCCCACCAGCCGTGAAAAGCTGCTCTCGCTGCTGCGCGAATGCCGTGCTAACGGCGGCAAGGTCATTTTCGATAACAACTACCGCCCGCGCCTGTGGGCCAGCCGTGAAGAGACGCAGCAGGTCTATCAGCAGATGCTGCAATCCACCGACATCGCCTTCCTGACGCTCGACGATGAAGACGCCCTCTGGGGGGAGAAACCGGTAGAGGACGTGATTGCACGCACGCAAGCGGCTGGCGTGAGCGAAGTGGTGATTAAGCGCGGTGCGGAGTCGTGCCTGGTCGCGATTACGGGTGAAGCGGCGATTGAGGTTCCGGCGGTGAAGCTTGCCAAAGAGAAAGTGATTGATACCACGGCGGCGGGTGATTCATTCAGCGCGGGCTATCTGGCAGTACGCCTGACGGGCGGAACGCCGGAAGCGGCGGCACAGCGTGGACATCTGACGGCCAGCACGGTGATTCAGTATCGCGGGGCGATTATTCCGCGTGAGGCGATGCCTGTTTAA
- a CDS encoding M16 family metallopeptidase has protein sequence MQGTKIRLLTGGLLMMAAASYVQADALQPDPAWQQGTLANGFQWQVLATPQRPSDRIEIRLSVNTGSLTESTQQTGFSHFIPRLALTQSGSLQAVQVRSLWQQAIDPKRPLPPAVVSYDYTMFNLSLPNNRNDLLKEALTYLSDASGNLAITPDTVNYALSNSDMVATWPGDTKEGWWRYRLKGSTLLGHDPAEPLKQPVDAEQVKSFYQKWYTPDAMTLIVVGNVDSRAVVEQINKAFGDLKGKRESPAPVPTLSPLRAEPVSIMTDTVRQDRLSVMWDNAWQPIRESAALLRYWRADLAREALFWHVQQTLSKNNVKNIGLGFDCRVLFQRAQCAINVESPGDKLNANLGVVAKELAKVRKEGLSEEEFNALVAQKKLELQKLFATYARADTDILISQRIRSLQNQVVDIAPEQYQKLRQDFLNGLTVEMLNQDLRQQLSQEMALILLQPKGEPEYDMKELQKTWDSIMATAPQPTQAATADDLHPDATDIPQGQ, from the coding sequence ATGCAGGGCACAAAAATTCGACTCTTAACCGGCGGTTTGCTGATGATGGCAGCAGCCAGTTATGTGCAGGCAGATGCGCTCCAGCCAGACCCGGCCTGGCAACAAGGGACACTAGCGAACGGTTTTCAGTGGCAGGTGTTAGCCACGCCGCAACGTCCCAGTGACCGTATTGAAATCCGTCTGTCTGTTAATACCGGTTCCCTCACGGAAAGCACCCAGCAAACCGGTTTCAGCCACTTTATTCCCCGGCTGGCGCTCACGCAGAGCGGCAGCCTGCAAGCGGTTCAGGTGCGTTCGCTCTGGCAACAGGCCATCGATCCGAAACGCCCGCTTCCTCCGGCTGTGGTCTCGTATGACTACACCATGTTTAACCTGAGCCTGCCTAATAACCGCAACGATCTGCTTAAAGAAGCCCTGACGTATCTCTCCGATGCCTCCGGCAATCTGGCAATTACGCCGGACACCGTCAACTATGCGTTGAGCAACAGCGACATGGTGGCGACCTGGCCTGGTGATACCAAAGAGGGCTGGTGGCGTTACCGCCTGAAAGGCTCGACGTTGCTGGGACATGACCCTGCCGAGCCGCTAAAACAGCCGGTGGACGCCGAACAGGTGAAATCGTTCTACCAGAAGTGGTACACCCCGGACGCGATGACGCTGATCGTGGTGGGTAACGTGGACAGCCGCGCGGTGGTGGAGCAGATCAACAAAGCGTTTGGCGATCTGAAAGGCAAGCGTGAATCGCCTGCCCCTGTTCCGACACTCTCCCCGCTGCGTGCAGAGCCTGTCAGCATTATGACGGACACCGTGCGTCAGGACCGACTCTCCGTGATGTGGGATAACGCCTGGCAGCCCATCCGTGAGTCCGCGGCGCTGTTGCGATACTGGCGTGCCGACCTGGCGCGTGAAGCGCTGTTCTGGCACGTTCAGCAGACGCTCAGTAAGAATAACGTGAAGAATATCGGTCTTGGCTTTGACTGCCGCGTGCTGTTCCAGCGTGCGCAATGCGCCATTAACGTTGAATCACCGGGCGATAAGCTGAATGCCAATCTGGGTGTCGTCGCGAAAGAGTTGGCAAAAGTGCGTAAAGAGGGGCTTTCCGAAGAGGAATTCAACGCGCTTGTGGCGCAGAAAAAACTCGAGCTGCAGAAGCTGTTTGCGACCTACGCGCGCGCCGATACCGATATTCTGATCAGCCAGCGTATTCGTTCCCTGCAGAATCAGGTGGTGGATATTGCGCCGGAACAGTACCAGAAGCTTCGTCAGGATTTCCTGAACGGTCTGACCGTCGAAATGCTCAACCAGGATCTCCGACAGCAGCTGTCGCAGGAGATGGCGTTGATCCTTCTGCAGCCGAAGGGCGAGCCGGAATATGACATGAAGGAACTTCAGAAGACCTGGGATTCCATCATGGCGACCGCGCCGCAGCCGACGCAGGCCGCGACGGCTGATGATTTACACCCGGACGCGACGGATATCCCGCAAGGGCAGTAA
- a CDS encoding dicarboxylate/amino acid:cation symporter produces MKTSLFKSLYFQVLTAIAIGILLGHYYPELGAQMKPLGDAFVKLIKMVIAPVIFCTVVTGIAGMESMKAVGRTGAVALLYFEVVSTLALIIGLVIVNVVQPGAGMNVDPSTLDAKAVAVYAEQAKDQGVVAFLLDVIPGSVIGAFASGNILQVLLFAVMFGFALHRLGSKGQLIFNVIESFSQVIFGIINMIMRLAPIGAFGAMAFTIGKYGVGTLVQLGQLIICFYITCILFVVVVLGSIARATGFSIFKFIRYIREELLIVLGTSSSESALPRMLDKMEKLGCRKSVVGLVIPTGYSFNLDGTSIYLTMAAVFIAQATNSHMDIFHQITLLVVLLLSSKGAAGVTGSGFIVLAATISAVGHLPVAGLALILGIDRFMSEARALTNLVGNGVATVVVAKWVKELDHKKLDDTLNNRSTDSKNPGLSS; encoded by the coding sequence ATGAAAACCTCACTCTTCAAAAGTCTTTATTTCCAGGTCCTGACAGCCATCGCCATCGGTATTCTGCTGGGTCACTATTACCCTGAACTGGGCGCGCAAATGAAACCGCTTGGCGACGCGTTCGTTAAGCTCATCAAAATGGTCATCGCTCCGGTGATCTTCTGTACGGTCGTCACGGGCATCGCTGGCATGGAAAGCATGAAGGCGGTTGGCCGTACCGGTGCAGTGGCGCTTCTCTATTTTGAAGTGGTCAGTACCCTTGCGCTGATTATTGGTCTGGTCATCGTTAACGTGGTGCAGCCAGGTGCGGGGATGAACGTCGATCCCTCGACGCTGGATGCCAAAGCGGTTGCGGTCTATGCCGAACAGGCGAAGGATCAGGGCGTGGTGGCCTTCCTGCTGGACGTCATTCCTGGCAGCGTCATTGGCGCGTTCGCCAGCGGAAACATCCTCCAGGTGCTGCTGTTCGCCGTGATGTTTGGCTTTGCCCTGCACCGCCTGGGGAGCAAAGGCCAGCTTATCTTTAACGTGATCGAAAGCTTCTCGCAGGTCATCTTCGGCATCATCAATATGATCATGCGCCTGGCGCCCATCGGTGCTTTCGGTGCGATGGCCTTCACCATCGGTAAGTATGGCGTCGGTACGCTGGTCCAGTTGGGTCAGCTGATTATCTGTTTCTATATCACCTGTATTCTTTTCGTGGTGGTGGTGCTGGGCTCCATCGCCCGCGCGACCGGTTTCAGCATCTTCAAATTTATCCGTTACATCCGCGAAGAGCTGCTGATTGTTCTGGGAACCTCCTCGTCAGAATCGGCGCTGCCGCGCATGCTCGATAAGATGGAGAAACTCGGGTGTCGTAAATCGGTGGTGGGGCTGGTGATCCCGACGGGCTACTCCTTCAACCTGGACGGCACCTCGATATACCTGACGATGGCGGCGGTGTTTATCGCACAGGCGACCAACAGCCATATGGATATTTTCCATCAGATCACTCTGCTGGTGGTTCTCCTGCTCTCCTCTAAAGGCGCGGCGGGCGTAACGGGCAGCGGCTTTATCGTGCTGGCAGCCACTATCTCTGCAGTGGGGCACCTGCCGGTGGCGGGCCTGGCATTGATTCTCGGTATTGACCGCTTTATGTCAGAGGCGCGTGCGTTAACCAACCTGGTGGGTAACGGCGTGGCAACGGTAGTGGTCGCGAAATGGGTGAAAGAGCTGGATCACAAAAAGCTCGACGATACTCTGAATAATCGTTCAACTGACAGCAAAAATCCTGGCTTATCCTCTTAA